A genomic window from Mesorhizobium sp. 131-2-1 includes:
- a CDS encoding PA0069 family radical SAM protein — protein MEQIVRADIAAFGAGRAEMANAMIEQSGMRVRPDRNRGRSAGINPSGRFEPVSRHVFDDGWNSLEELPPFKTEVQVEKPRTIITRNESPDISFDRSINPYRGCEHGCVYCFARPTHAFMGLSPGLDFESKLFAKPDAARMLDKELSKPGYQPRTIAIGTNTDPYQPIEKQYRIMREILEVLEARGHPVGIVTKSALVTRDIDILSRMAERGLAKVALSVTTLDRMLARTMEPRASTPTKRLEAIRQLSDAGIPASVMVAPIIPGLTDPEMERILDSARAAGAREAGYVILRLPLEVAPIFKDWLLRHYPDRYRHVMSLIRSMRDGKDYDSEWGKRMKGAGPYAWQIGRRFEITAKRLGLNAERRQLRTDQFIAAANAAEQLMLL, from the coding sequence ATGGAACAGATCGTGCGTGCCGACATTGCCGCCTTCGGGGCCGGTAGAGCAGAGATGGCCAATGCGATGATCGAGCAGAGCGGCATGCGCGTGCGGCCCGACCGCAACCGCGGCCGTTCCGCCGGCATCAATCCGTCCGGCCGTTTCGAACCGGTGAGCCGGCATGTGTTCGACGATGGCTGGAACTCGCTTGAGGAGTTGCCGCCGTTCAAGACCGAGGTGCAGGTCGAGAAGCCGCGCACCATCATCACCCGCAACGAGTCGCCCGACATCTCCTTCGACCGCTCGATCAATCCCTATCGCGGCTGCGAGCATGGCTGCGTCTACTGCTTCGCCAGGCCGACGCATGCCTTCATGGGACTGTCGCCGGGGCTCGATTTCGAATCGAAGCTGTTTGCAAAGCCGGATGCGGCGCGCATGCTGGACAAGGAGCTGTCGAAGCCCGGCTACCAGCCGCGCACCATCGCCATCGGCACCAACACCGATCCCTATCAGCCGATCGAGAAGCAGTACCGGATCATGCGCGAGATCCTCGAAGTGCTGGAGGCGCGCGGCCACCCGGTCGGCATCGTCACCAAATCGGCGCTGGTGACGCGCGACATCGACATCCTGTCGCGCATGGCCGAACGCGGGCTCGCCAAGGTGGCGCTGTCGGTGACGACGCTCGACCGCATGCTGGCACGCACCATGGAGCCGCGCGCGTCGACGCCGACCAAGCGGCTGGAGGCGATAAGGCAGCTCTCCGACGCCGGCATTCCCGCCTCCGTCATGGTCGCGCCGATCATTCCCGGCCTCACCGATCCGGAGATGGAGCGCATCCTCGATTCGGCACGCGCCGCCGGCGCGCGCGAGGCCGGTTATGTCATTTTGCGGCTGCCGCTGGAGGTCGCGCCCATCTTCAAGGACTGGCTGCTGCGTCATTATCCGGACCGCTACCGGCACGTGATGTCGCTGATCCGTTCGATGCGCGACGGCAAGGACTACGATTCGGAATGGGGCAAGCGCATGAAGGGCGCCGGACCCTATGCCTGGCAGATCGGCCGCCGTTTCGAGATCACCGCCAAGCGGCTCGGGTTAAATGCCGAGCGGCGGCAGCTCAGGACCGACCAGTTTATTGCCGCAGCCAACGCCGCCGAGCAGTTGATGCTGCTTTGA
- a CDS encoding ribonuclease HII, whose amino-acid sequence MARARSDSPLLFEIVEKPDFSIETKAMADGLWPVAGMDEAGRGPLAGPVVAAAVVLNPANIPEGLDDSKRLTHLQREALFARILGSALGVSMASISAEGIDGSNILKASLEAMRRAVAGLSLQPKLALADGRDVPPGLTCAGRALVKGDQRSQSIAAASIVAKVMRDRMMCGCGGHHDRYGFEVHMGYATARHRTAIEAHGPVARLHRASFAPFRLGGVEVAEEEESFAGLE is encoded by the coding sequence ATGGCTCGCGCGCGTTCCGATTCTCCGCTTCTCTTCGAAATCGTCGAGAAACCCGATTTCTCCATCGAGACGAAGGCGATGGCTGACGGCCTGTGGCCGGTGGCGGGAATGGACGAGGCCGGGCGCGGGCCATTGGCCGGGCCGGTGGTCGCCGCGGCGGTGGTGCTCAATCCCGCCAACATCCCGGAAGGGCTCGACGATTCGAAGCGCCTGACGCATCTGCAGCGCGAGGCACTGTTCGCCAGGATCCTGGGTTCGGCGCTCGGTGTCTCGATGGCCTCGATCAGCGCCGAGGGCATAGACGGCAGCAACATCTTGAAGGCCAGCCTCGAAGCGATGCGCCGCGCCGTCGCCGGCCTTTCGCTGCAGCCCAAGCTGGCGCTGGCCGACGGCCGCGACGTGCCGCCGGGCCTCACCTGCGCCGGACGCGCGCTGGTCAAGGGCGACCAGCGCTCGCAGTCGATCGCTGCCGCCTCGATCGTCGCCAAGGTGATGCGCGACCGCATGATGTGCGGCTGCGGCGGCCATCACGACCGCTACGGCTTCGAGGTGCATATGGGCTACGCCACTGCGCGCCACCGCACGGCGATCGAAGCGCACGGACCCGTGGCGCGCCTGCACCGCGCCTCCTTCGCGCCGTTCCGTCTAGGCGGGGTCGAGGTGGCGGAAGAGGAAGAGAGTTTCGCCGGGCTGGAGTGA
- a CDS encoding F0F1 ATP synthase subunit B has protein sequence MDATSLATLWATVALVIFLGIAIYIKVPGLIAKGLDARAAKISNELEEARRLREEAQQLLGQYQKKRKEAEQEAADIVAAAKREAELLAAEAHKKTEDYVARRTALAEQKIGQAEREAIGEVRASAVDIAVEAARALLAAKVDAKAGADFFKSALQDVKAKLN, from the coding sequence ATGGACGCCACATCTCTCGCAACGCTTTGGGCCACGGTTGCCCTGGTCATCTTCCTGGGCATCGCCATCTACATCAAGGTGCCCGGCCTGATCGCCAAGGGGCTCGACGCCCGTGCCGCCAAGATCAGCAACGAGCTTGAAGAAGCCCGCCGGCTGCGCGAGGAGGCCCAGCAGCTGCTCGGCCAGTACCAGAAAAAGCGCAAGGAAGCCGAGCAGGAGGCCGCCGACATCGTCGCCGCTGCCAAGCGCGAGGCCGAACTGCTCGCCGCCGAGGCGCACAAGAAGACCGAGGACTACGTCGCGCGCCGCACCGCGCTCGCCGAGCAGAAGATCGGCCAGGCTGAGCGCGAGGCGATCGGCGAGGTGCGCGCCAGCGCCGTCGACATCGCCGTCGAGGCCGCCCGCGCGCTGCTTGCCGCCAAGGTCGACGCCAAGGCCGGCGCGGACTTCTTCAAGTCTGCGCTGCAGGACGTGAAGGCCAAGCTGAACTGA
- a CDS encoding F0F1 ATP synthase subunit B has product MFVTSAFAEESAPAAEGAAGAGAETHAGTEVPAEAHGTFPPFDPATFPSQLLWLAITFGLFYLFLKRVVMPRLGGIIDVRNDRITQDLDHAARLKGEADAAVAAYEQELAEAKARANAIGQQAGDAAKAEAEAARKKVEAALDKKLGEAEASIASIKANAMKEVGTIAEDTASAIVEALVGGKASKAEIAAAVKSVAR; this is encoded by the coding sequence ATGTTCGTGACATCTGCCTTTGCAGAAGAGTCAGCGCCGGCCGCCGAAGGCGCCGCCGGTGCGGGAGCCGAAACGCATGCCGGTACCGAGGTGCCGGCCGAGGCGCACGGCACGTTCCCGCCATTCGATCCGGCGACGTTCCCGTCGCAGTTGCTGTGGCTGGCGATCACCTTCGGGCTGTTCTACCTGTTTCTGAAGCGGGTGGTGATGCCGCGCCTTGGTGGCATCATCGACGTTCGCAATGACCGCATCACGCAGGATCTCGACCACGCCGCCCGGCTGAAGGGTGAGGCCGACGCCGCCGTTGCCGCTTACGAGCAGGAACTGGCCGAGGCCAAGGCGAGGGCCAATGCCATCGGCCAGCAAGCCGGCGACGCAGCCAAGGCCGAGGCCGAGGCTGCACGCAAGAAGGTCGAGGCGGCGCTCGACAAGAAGCTTGGCGAGGCCGAGGCCAGCATCGCTTCCATCAAGGCCAACGCCATGAAGGAAGTCGGCACGATTGCCGAGGACACCGCTTCGGCCATTGTCGAAGCACTTGTCGGCGGCAAGGCCAGCAAGGCCGAGATCGCGGCCGCGGTCAAATCCGTGGCCCGGTGA
- a CDS encoding F0F1 ATP synthase subunit C, producing MDAEAAKYIGAGIACLGMGGAGIGLGNIFGSYLAGALRNPSAADGQFGRLIFGFAVTEALGIFSLLIALLALFG from the coding sequence ATGGACGCAGAAGCAGCAAAGTACATCGGCGCTGGCATCGCTTGCCTGGGCATGGGTGGCGCAGGCATCGGCCTCGGCAACATCTTCGGCAGCTACCTGGCGGGCGCGCTGCGCAATCCGTCGGCCGCCGATGGCCAGTTCGGCCGCCTGATCTTCGGCTTCGCCGTGACCGAAGCTCTGGGCATCTTCTCCCTTCTCATCGCGCTTCTGGCCCTGTTCGGCTGA
- a CDS encoding F0F1 ATP synthase subunit A, whose product MAADKVDPIHQFHIVKLIPINIGGYDLSFTNSALFMVATVAVASAFLYLTTASRSLVPGRLQSVSEMAYEFVSNMLRDAAGKQGLKFFPFVFSLFMFVLVANLLGLFPYFFTVTSHIIVTFGLAALVIGTVIVYGFTKHGLGFLKLFVPHGVPVFLLPLVVLIEVISFVSRPVSLSVRLFANMLAGHITLKVFSGFVVSLSALGAVGVAGSVLPLAMAVALTALELLVAFLQAYVFAVLTCMYLNDALHPGH is encoded by the coding sequence ATGGCTGCTGACAAGGTCGATCCGATCCACCAGTTCCATATCGTCAAGCTGATTCCGATCAACATCGGCGGCTACGACCTGTCCTTCACCAACTCCGCTCTGTTCATGGTCGCGACCGTCGCCGTCGCATCGGCCTTCCTCTATCTCACCACCGCCAGCCGCAGCCTGGTTCCCGGCCGCCTGCAGTCGGTCTCGGAAATGGCGTACGAATTCGTTTCCAACATGCTGCGGGACGCGGCTGGGAAGCAGGGGTTGAAGTTCTTCCCCTTCGTCTTTTCGCTGTTCATGTTCGTGCTGGTCGCCAATCTGCTGGGCCTGTTCCCGTATTTCTTCACCGTCACCAGCCATATCATCGTCACCTTCGGCCTTGCCGCGCTGGTCATCGGAACCGTCATTGTCTACGGCTTCACCAAGCACGGCCTCGGTTTCCTGAAGTTGTTCGTGCCGCATGGCGTGCCGGTCTTCCTGCTGCCGCTGGTGGTGCTGATCGAGGTGATCTCCTTCGTGTCGCGCCCGGTCAGTCTCTCGGTTCGTCTCTTCGCCAACATGCTGGCCGGCCACATCACGCTGAAAGTCTTCTCGGGTTTCGTCGTCAGCCTCAGCGCGCTCGGCGCGGTCGGCGTTGCCGGCTCGGTGCTGCCGTTGGCCATGGCTGTGGCGCTGACGGCGCTGGAACTGCTGGTCGCCTTCCTGCAGGCCTATGTCTTTGCCGTGCTGACCTGCATGTACCTCAACGACGCCCTGCATCCCGGGCACTGA
- a CDS encoding AtpZ/AtpI family protein: MADKKGPDGTGETGRGSEREADIRDDDLERRRRDLEASLASRRPDRLEGKDDAKAVTGYGQALKLSSEFIAGIVVGVAIGWIIDRLAGISPWGLIVGLLLGFGAGVLNVLRSAGLVSEFGQGEKSRDPKE; encoded by the coding sequence ATGGCCGACAAGAAAGGGCCAGACGGAACCGGAGAAACCGGCCGCGGCAGTGAGCGCGAAGCCGACATCCGAGACGACGATCTTGAGCGCCGCCGGCGTGATCTTGAAGCATCGCTTGCGTCAAGAAGGCCGGATCGGCTCGAGGGGAAAGACGACGCGAAAGCAGTGACCGGATACGGTCAGGCACTCAAGCTGTCCAGCGAGTTCATCGCCGGGATAGTGGTCGGTGTCGCAATCGGCTGGATCATCGACCGGCTGGCGGGAATCTCGCCATGGGGTCTGATCGTAGGCCTGCTGCTGGGCTTTGGCGCCGGTGTGCTCAATGTCCTGCGCTCGGCGGGGCTTGTGTCGGAATTCGGACAGGGCGAGAAGTCGCGCGATCCGAAAGAATGA